Below is a genomic region from Billgrantia tianxiuensis.
TACGACGACGGCTCGCTGGAACAATTACTGCTGACACCCCAGCCGCTGGCGATGCTGGCCCTGGCCAAGGTGGCCGTGCACTGGCTGCTGACCGGCCTGCCCCTGGCGCTGATGGCGCCCGTGCTCGGGATCATGCTGGCGCTGCCGGCAGGCAGCTACCTGGTGTTGGCCGTCTCACTGGCACTGGGCAGTGCCAGTCTCAGCCTGATTGGTGCCATCGGAGCGGCGCTGACGGTGGGGCTCTCGCGTGGCGGCGTGCTGCTGTCGCTGCTGGTGCTTCCCCTTTACATCCCGGTGCTGATCTTCGGCGCCGGGCCGTCCAGGCGGCCATCTTCGGTGATGGCGTGCTGGCGCATCTGGCGATCCTCGGCGCGCTGCTGGCGTTGGCGTTGATCCTTGCGCCGCTGGCAATCGCGGCATCGCTGCGCATCAGTATCAACGGTTGAGAGGTTGACGAGGCATGTGGGCCTTCATTAACAAGTTGCGTTCCCCCAAATGGTTCTACGCCATCAGCGCCCGCCTGCAGCCCTGGTTCTGGGCGGCGGCGCTGATCCTGATCGTGACCGGGACCGTATGGGGGCTGGCCTTTGCGCCGGCCGACTACCAGCAGGGCAACAGTTTTCGCATCATCTACGTACACGTGCCGGCGGCTTTCCTGGCTCAGTCGATCTTCGTCTCCCTGGCGGTAACGGGGCTGGTGTTCATGGTCTGGAAGATCAAGATCGCCGACATGGCCGCCACCGTGATGGCCCCGCTGGGCGCTGCCATGACCTTCATCGCACTGTTCTCCGGCGCGGTGTGGGGCGTGCCCACCTGGGGTACCTGGTGGATGTGGGATGCCCGCCTCACCTCGATGCTGATCCTGCTGTTCCTTTATCTCGGCGTGATCGCCCTGCGCGGCGCCTTCGCCAGCCGTGACAGCGCCTCCCGCGCCGCCTCGGTGTTGGCCATGGTCGGCGTGATCAACATTCCGATCATCAAGTACTCGGTGGATTGGTGGTACACGTTGCACCAGCCCGCCACCTTCACCATCACCGGGCGTGCCGCCATGCCGGCGGAAATGTGGCTGCCGCTGTTGATCATGGTGCTCGGTTTCTACAGCTTCTTCATCGCCTTGACCCTGATGCGCACGCGCAGCGAGATCCTGCGCCGTGAATCCAACAAGCGCTGGGTGCGTGAGCTGGCCGAGGAGGCGACCTGATGGCTTTCGATACCTTCCAGGATTTCATTGCCATGGGCGGGCACGCCCCCTATGTCTGGGCGGCCTGGGGCCTGACCCTGGCGCTGCTGCTGGGCAGCGTGCTCCACGCCCGCGCCGAGCGCCGCCAGTTGCTGCGCCAGTTGCAGCGCCGCGTGCGCCGTGAAGCCCGCCAGGCCGGGCGCAGCGCCGAGGCGCAACCGATTCAAACTAGCAGGGGTGGAAGCACCAATGACGCCTAAACGTAAACAGAAGCTGTTCATGGCCCTCGGCCTGGTGTCACTCGCGGCGATCGCCGTGGGGCTGACGCTCTATGCGCTGCGAGCCAACATCAACCTGTTCTTCAGCCCGATCCAGATCGTTGCCGGCGATGCGCCCTTCGAGCGCCAACTGCGCGCCGGCGGCATGGTCAAGGAGGGCAGCGTGGTGCGCAACCCCGACAGCCTCGACGTCGAATTCACCGTGACCGACTATGTAGAGGACGTGCGAGTTCACTACAGCGGTATCCTGCCCGACCTGTTCCGCGAAGGGCAGGGCGTGGTGGTGGTCGGCCAGCTGCAGCGCGACGGCTGGATCAAGGCCGACCAGGTGCTGGCCCGTCACGACGAAAACTACATGCCGCCCGAGGTGGCCGAGGCGCTGGAGGCGGCCGGCTACTCAGCGGCGGACTACCAGGCCAAGGCGGCCGAGGTGGTCGAGCGTATCGAAGCGCGCGAGGACCAAGAAGGCGCGAGCCAGTACTGAGCCGGAGCTTCCATGCAGATCCAGATGATTCCCGAAATCGGCCACTTCGCCCTCGTCATAGCGCTGCTGTTCGCTGCGGTGCAGGCGGTGGTGCCGCTGGCCGGTGCCACCCTGCGCCGGCCGTTGTGGATGGCCTATGCCCGGCCCATGGCGGCCGGCCAGTTCCTGTTCGTCATGATCGCCTATGCGGCACTGACGGCCAGCTACATGCTGAACGACTTCAGCGTGGTCAACGTGGCCAACAACTCCAACTCGATGCTGCCCTGGTACTACCGGCTCAGCGCCGTATGGGGCAACCATGAAGGCTCGGTGCTGTTGTGGAGCCTGATGCTGGCCGGCTGGGGCTACTTCGCCGTGCGCTACTCCCGCGAGTTGCCGCGCGACATGGTCTCACGAGTCATGAGCGTACTGGGCATGGTGAGCGTCGGCTTCCTGCTGTTCATCCTGGCTACCTCGAACCCCTTCGAGCGCATCCTGCCCAACGTGCCGCAGGACGGTGCCGACCTCAATCCGCTGCTGCAGGACATTGGCCTGATCCTGCACCCGCCGATGCTCTACATGGGCTACGTCGGCTTCTCGGTGGTCTTCGCCTTCGCCATCGCCGCGCTGATCGGCGGCCGCCTGGATGCCGCCTGGGCACGCTGGGCGCGGCCCTGGACCAACCTGGCCTGGGCTTTCCTGACCGTCGGCATCGCGCTGGGCAGCTGGTGGGCCTACTACGAGCTGGGCTGGGGCGGCTGGTGGTTCTGGGATCCGGTCGAGAATGCCTCGCTGTTGCCGTGGCTGACCGGCACCGCGCTGATGCACTCGCTGGCGGTGACCGAGAAGCGCGGCTCGTTCAAGAGCTGGACCCTGCTGCTGGCGATTACCACCTTCTCGCTGTCGCTGCTGGGTACCTTCCTGGTGCGCTCCGGCGTGCTGACCTCGGTGCACGCCTTTGCCAACGACCCTTCGCGCGGCTTCTTCATCCTGATGCTGCTGGGCATCACCGTGGGCCTGTCGCTGCTGGTGTTCGCCCTGCGTGCACCGCGCGTCAGCCACAAGGTGAGCTTCAACTGGCTGTCGCGCGACGCGCTGCTGCTGATCAATAACATCCTGCTGGTGATCATGACCGTCACCGTGTTGATGGGCACCGTCTATCCGCTGCTGCTCGATGCCCTCGACCTGGGCAAGATCAGCGTGGGCCCGCCCTACTTCAATGCCCTGTTCGTGCCGCTGACCCTGGTCATGTGCATCTTCATGGGCCTGGGGCCGGTGGCGCGCTGGAAGGACACCAGCAGCAGGCTGCTGATCCAGCGCCTGTGGCTCGCCGCCGTCGCCGCGCTGGTGCTCGGCATGGCGCTGCCGCTGATCTTCGCCGAGCGCTGGAGCGCGCCGGTGGCGCTGGGTCTGATCGCCGCGCTGTGGATCGTGCTGCCGATGCTGCGCGACCTCGTCGACAAGACCCGTCATGCCAGTTCCGTGGGCGCGGGGCTCAAGAAGCTCTCGCTGGCCTACTGGGGCATGCAACTGGGCCACCTGGGCGTGGCGGTGACCATCATCGGCGTGGCCGTGGTCTCCAACTACAACATCGAGCGCAACGTGCGTATGTCGGTCGGCGACAGCGTCAGTGTGGCTGGTTACACCTTCACCATGCAGGAGCTGACCAGTCGCCGCGGCCCCAACTTCCTCGCCGACCGGGCAGTGATCGAGGTGCAGCGCGACGGTAGCCGGCGCAGTTTCACCATGAATCCGGAGAAGCGCCTGTACATCGCCCGCGGCATGCCCATGACCCAGGTGGCGCTGCGCCCGGGGCTGTTCCGCGACCTTTACGTGGCCATGGGCGAGGACCTCGGCGACGACAGCTGGGCCATGCGCGTGCAGTACAAGCCCTTCGTGCGCTGGCTGTGGCTTGGCGCCCTGTTGATGGCCGCCGGTGGCGTGCTGGCCGTGGCCGACAAGCGCTACCGTCGCCTGGCCACCGCGCCCGACCCGGAAGACGCGGCCGCCGCCGCGAATGGCAAGGCGGATGACAAGCCGCGGGAGGCCACGGCATGACCCGTCGTCTGATCCTGCTGCTGCCGCTGATCGGCTTCCTGGGGCTGTCGCTCTTCCTTTACCAGGGGCTGTCGCTGAATCCCTTCCATCGCGATTCGGCGTTGATGGCGCGCAACTTCCCCGAGTTCGACATGGTCACCCTGGAAGACCCGGAGCGGCGCGTCGACCGCTCGCTGCTGATCAATGGCGAGGTCACCCTGGTCAACGTCTGGGGCGAGTGGTGCCCGGAGTGCAAGCGCGAGATGCCGCAACTGCTCGACCTGGCCGACCGCGGTATCCGCCTGGTGGGCATCAGCTACAAGGATACCCGCGAGAAGGGGCTCGGCTTCCTGGAGGACTTCGGCAACCCCTTCGAGGTCAACATCTTCGACCCGGACGGCGAGCTGGCCTTCGAGCTGGGCGTCTACGGTGCGCCGGAAACCTTCCTGGTCGATCGCGAGGGCATCATCCGCTATCACCACACCGGCTATATCTCGGCCAGTGACCTACGCGAACACATCCTGCCGGAGGTGCAGAAATGGCAGTGATCCGATTGGCCTTCGTCGGCATCCTGATGTTGCTGGTGGCGGCTACCGTGCAGGCAGCCATCGAGGTGCGTGAATTCGACGACCCGGTGCTGGAGCAGCGTTACCGCAGCCTGACGGCCTCGCTGCGCTGCCCCACCTGCGAGAACCAGGCCATCAACGACTCCAATGCCCCGGTCTCCGGCGACATGCGCGACCGGGTCTACCTGCTGTTGCAGGACGGCCGCTCCGACATGGAGATCCGCGACCACATGGTGCAGCGCTTCGGCGACTACGTGCTCTACAACCCGCGCCTGGAAGGTCGCACCTTTCTGCTCTGGGGGCTGCCCGCCGGGCTAGTGGTGGCGGGCGGCATCCTGGTCGCCCTGGTGGTACGCGCACGGCGCAACGCCTCGGCCCGTGAGCTGAGCGCCGAAGAGCGTGCCCGACTCGACGCCCTGATCAACCGCGGGAGGCCCGAATGATCCTGTTATGGCTTGGTTTCGCCATCCTGCTGCTTCCCGCCCTGTGGCTGCTGGTGTCTCCGCTGCGTCGGGCGCGCCTGGTGCACGAGGCCCAGCGCGACTTCGAGACCAACGACAAGTCCACTGAGCAGAACGTGGCGATCTACCAGCGCCGCCTGGCGTCGCTCGAGGCCGCGCTGGAGCGGGGCGACATCGACGAGGCGCGTTTTGCCGAGGATCGTCTCGAACTCGACCGCAGCCTGCTCGAGGATACCGAGGGCCTCAAGCGCCATGCGCTGCATTCGCCAGCCGCCGGTCGCCTCATGGTGCCCATCGTGGCCCTGGCGGTGGTGGTCGGTGCCGTGCTTTGGTACCAGCAGCAGGGCGCCGAGGGCGATCTCGCCCTGTTCGACGTCTACCAGCAGAGCGAATCGCTGCCCGACCTGATGCAGCGGCTCGAGCAGCAGGCCGAGAGCCAGCCGGGCAACCCCAACGTCTGGGCTTCGCTGTTTCCCCTCTACCGCGACTCGGGCCAGGGCGAGGCGGCACTGAACGCCCTGGAGCAGCTGATCGCCATCGAGGGGCGCGTGCCCTCGCTGCTGGCGCAGAAGGCCCAGCTCAAGTTCTTCATGGCCGACCGTACCCTCACCGACGAGGTGCAGGCGCTGATCGACGAGACCCTCGAGCGCGACGCCCGCGAGCCCACCATCTTCGGCATGCTGGGCGTGCACGCCTTCGACCGGGGCGACTACGAGCAGGCCATCGACCACTGGCGGCGGGCCATCGCCGGCATGCCCGAGTCCGGCTCCTCGCGGGCCCTGCGCGAAGGCATCCAGGTGGCACAGCAGCGCCTCGGGGTGGCACCCAACGAGCAGGAAGCGCTGCCCCAGGGGCCCGGCGTTCATGTCAGCGTCCGCCTGGCCGAGGAACTCCAGGGGCTGCTCGACGACGATACCCGTGTGTTCATCGTCGCCCGCGACATGGAGGGCGAGCTGCCGCCGCTGGCGGTGGCCCGCGTGACCCTCGGCGACTTGCCGGCCACCCTGGTGCTCGACGACCGCCACGCCATGTCCGATGCGGCGAGCCTGTCCCAGGCCAGCGAGGTGCGCCTGATCGTCCGCGTGACCAAGAGCGGCGGCGCCACCCCGAGACCGGCGACATGTTCGGCGACCTGGAGGGCGTGACGGTGGGCGACGTTGAAGGAGATCCCGTGGAGGTCGTGATCGACCGTGTCATAGAATAGCGGGATGCGACTTACCTCGATCCGCCTGAGCGGTTTCAAATCCTTCGTCGATCCGGTCACGGTGCCCTTCGATGGCAACATGACCGCGATCGTCGGCCCCAACGGCTGCGGCAAGTCGAACATCATCGACGCCGTACGCTGGGTCATGGGCGAATCCTCGGCCAAGACCCTGCGCGGCGAGTCGATGACCGACGTCATCTTCAACGGCTCCACCGCGCGCAAGCCGGTGGGGCAGGCCTCCATCGAACTGCGCTTCGACAATAGCGACGGCACCATGGGGGAATCTACGCCCAGTACGCTGAGATCGCGGTCAAGCGCCTGGTCACCCGCGACGGCCAGTCGAGCTACTTCTTCAACGGCCAGAAGTGTCGCCGCCGCGACATCGCCGACCTCTTCCTCGGCACCGGTCTCGGCCCGCGCTCCTACGCCATCATCGGCCAGGGCATGATCTCGCGCCTGATCGAGGCGCGTCCCGAAGAGCTGCGCGCCACCCTCGAAGAGGCCGCCGGTATCTCCAAGTACAAGGAGCGCCGCCGCGAAACCGAGAATCGCATGCGGCGGACCCGCGAGAACCTGGAGCGCCTGGAGGACATCCGCGAGGAGCTCGACAAGCAGCTCGAGCGCCTGCGTCGCCAGGCCGAGGCCGCACGTCGCTACCAGACCCTCAAGGAGGAAGAGCATCGGCTCAAGGGCGAGCTGGCGCTGCTGCGCGGCCGTGCGCTGCGGGCCCGCCAGCGCGAGGAAGAGCATCGCGTGCGCGACCTGGAAACCGCGGTCGAGCGCGAGATTCTCGGCCTGCGCCAGTGCGAGACCCGCCTCGAGGAGGCGCGTGCCGACCACGATCAGCTGGCCGAGACCCTGGAGGCGCGGCAGGCGCGTTTCTTCGAGACCAGCGGTGCCATCGCCCGGCTGGAACAGAACCTGGAGCATGCGCGCAGCCGCGAAGGCCAGCTTGCCCGCGACCTCGAGAGTGCCCGCCAGGAGCTGGCCGAGCTGGACCGCCTGGGCGAACACGACCGCGAACGGCTGGTGCGGCTCGACGAGCGCCTCGAGACCCTGGTGCCGGAGCAGGAGGAGCTCGCCGAGCGGCTGGCCGAGCTGGAGGCGATGCTGGAAGAGGCCGAGCCCGGCGCCGAGGAGGCCGAGCGAGCCTTCGAGACGTTCAGCGAAGGCTGGCGCGAAGCCAGCCGCGACGCGGAACGCAGCCAGGACCGTTTGCGCGAACTCGAGAGCCGGTTGGCGCGGCTCGAAGCCGATGCCCAGCGCCGCCGCCAGCAGCAGCAGGAACTGCCCGACCTGGCCGAGCTGACCGCCAGACGA
It encodes:
- a CDS encoding heme ABC transporter permease: MWAFINKLRSPKWFYAISARLQPWFWAAALILIVTGTVWGLAFAPADYQQGNSFRIIYVHVPAAFLAQSIFVSLAVTGLVFMVWKIKIADMAATVMAPLGAAMTFIALFSGAVWGVPTWGTWWMWDARLTSMLILLFLYLGVIALRGAFASRDSASRAASVLAMVGVINIPIIKYSVDWWYTLHQPATFTITGRAAMPAEMWLPLLIMVLGFYSFFIALTLMRTRSEILRRESNKRWVRELAEEAT
- the ccmD gene encoding heme exporter protein CcmD, translating into MAFDTFQDFIAMGGHAPYVWAAWGLTLALLLGSVLHARAERRQLLRQLQRRVRREARQAGRSAEAQPIQTSRGGSTNDA
- the ccmE gene encoding cytochrome c maturation protein CcmE; this encodes MTPKRKQKLFMALGLVSLAAIAVGLTLYALRANINLFFSPIQIVAGDAPFERQLRAGGMVKEGSVVRNPDSLDVEFTVTDYVEDVRVHYSGILPDLFREGQGVVVVGQLQRDGWIKADQVLARHDENYMPPEVAEALEAAGYSAADYQAKAAEVVERIEAREDQEGASQY
- a CDS encoding heme lyase CcmF/NrfE family subunit; its protein translation is MQIQMIPEIGHFALVIALLFAAVQAVVPLAGATLRRPLWMAYARPMAAGQFLFVMIAYAALTASYMLNDFSVVNVANNSNSMLPWYYRLSAVWGNHEGSVLLWSLMLAGWGYFAVRYSRELPRDMVSRVMSVLGMVSVGFLLFILATSNPFERILPNVPQDGADLNPLLQDIGLILHPPMLYMGYVGFSVVFAFAIAALIGGRLDAAWARWARPWTNLAWAFLTVGIALGSWWAYYELGWGGWWFWDPVENASLLPWLTGTALMHSLAVTEKRGSFKSWTLLLAITTFSLSLLGTFLVRSGVLTSVHAFANDPSRGFFILMLLGITVGLSLLVFALRAPRVSHKVSFNWLSRDALLLINNILLVIMTVTVLMGTVYPLLLDALDLGKISVGPPYFNALFVPLTLVMCIFMGLGPVARWKDTSSRLLIQRLWLAAVAALVLGMALPLIFAERWSAPVALGLIAALWIVLPMLRDLVDKTRHASSVGAGLKKLSLAYWGMQLGHLGVAVTIIGVAVVSNYNIERNVRMSVGDSVSVAGYTFTMQELTSRRGPNFLADRAVIEVQRDGSRRSFTMNPEKRLYIARGMPMTQVALRPGLFRDLYVAMGEDLGDDSWAMRVQYKPFVRWLWLGALLMAAGGVLAVADKRYRRLATAPDPEDAAAAANGKADDKPREATA
- a CDS encoding DsbE family thiol:disulfide interchange protein — translated: MTRRLILLLPLIGFLGLSLFLYQGLSLNPFHRDSALMARNFPEFDMVTLEDPERRVDRSLLINGEVTLVNVWGEWCPECKREMPQLLDLADRGIRLVGISYKDTREKGLGFLEDFGNPFEVNIFDPDGELAFELGVYGAPETFLVDREGIIRYHHTGYISASDLREHILPEVQKWQ
- a CDS encoding cytochrome c-type biogenesis protein; amino-acid sequence: MAVIRLAFVGILMLLVAATVQAAIEVREFDDPVLEQRYRSLTASLRCPTCENQAINDSNAPVSGDMRDRVYLLLQDGRSDMEIRDHMVQRFGDYVLYNPRLEGRTFLLWGLPAGLVVAGGILVALVVRARRNASARELSAEERARLDALINRGRPE